Proteins encoded within one genomic window of Streptomyces kaniharaensis:
- the dtd gene encoding D-aminoacyl-tRNA deacylase: MRAVVQRVTEARVTVAGETVGAIEGPGLCVLVGVTHDDNPAKAAQLARKLWTLRLLPADENGVEQSCSDLAAPLLVISQFTLYGDARKGRRPTWNAAAPGPVAEPLVDEVVAQLRALGAKVETGRFGADMQVALVNDGPFTVLVEV; the protein is encoded by the coding sequence ATGCGAGCAGTGGTGCAGCGAGTGACCGAGGCCAGGGTGACGGTGGCCGGAGAGACCGTCGGCGCGATCGAGGGGCCCGGGCTCTGCGTCCTGGTAGGCGTCACCCACGACGACAACCCCGCCAAGGCCGCCCAGCTGGCCCGCAAGCTATGGACGCTGCGGCTGCTGCCGGCCGACGAGAACGGCGTCGAGCAGTCCTGCTCCGACCTCGCCGCCCCGCTGCTGGTGATCAGCCAGTTCACCCTCTACGGTGACGCCCGCAAGGGCCGCCGCCCCACCTGGAACGCCGCCGCCCCCGGCCCGGTCGCCGAGCCTCTGGTGGACGAGGTGGTCGCCCAACTGCGCGCGCTCGGCGCCAAGGTGGAGACGGGCCGGTTCGGCGCCGACATGCAGGTGGCGCTGGTGAACGACGGCCCGTTCACCGTCCTCGTCGAGGTCTGA
- the ygfZ gene encoding CAF17-like 4Fe-4S cluster assembly/insertion protein YgfZ, producing MKSPLLALPGAVPAEGADEGVAAHYGDIFREQRHLAQGTGFVDLSHRGVVTVTGDDRLAWLHLLLTQHVSALPPQQATEALVLSPHGHVEHALYLVDDGTTTWAHVEPGTQGALVAYLESMKFFYRVEVADATADYAVVYLPAGSTGSVERVAAVRELPYGRDLFVPRADLEKLTAGYGPAAGVWAYEALRIEGHRPRLGFETDHRTIPHEVDWLRTAVHLQKGCYRGQETVARVHNLGRPPRRLVFLHLDGTEETLPPHGTEVRLAADPDGRALGFVTSSARHHELGPIALAIVKRNVPVDAVLLAGTVLGSQDVIVPQ from the coding sequence ATGAAGAGCCCGCTGCTTGCCCTGCCCGGAGCCGTTCCCGCCGAGGGAGCCGACGAGGGGGTCGCCGCCCACTACGGCGACATCTTCCGGGAGCAACGCCACCTCGCACAGGGCACGGGCTTCGTGGACCTCTCGCACCGGGGCGTGGTCACCGTCACCGGCGACGACCGGCTGGCCTGGCTGCACCTGCTGCTCACCCAGCACGTCAGCGCGCTGCCGCCGCAGCAGGCCACCGAGGCGCTGGTGCTCTCCCCGCACGGGCACGTCGAGCACGCGCTCTACCTGGTCGACGACGGCACCACCACGTGGGCGCACGTCGAGCCGGGCACCCAGGGGGCGCTGGTGGCCTACCTGGAGAGCATGAAGTTCTTCTACCGGGTCGAGGTGGCCGACGCGACCGCCGACTATGCCGTGGTGTACCTGCCGGCCGGCTCCACGGGCTCCGTCGAGAGGGTCGCCGCGGTGCGTGAACTCCCGTACGGTCGCGACCTGTTCGTGCCCCGCGCCGACCTGGAGAAGCTCACCGCCGGGTACGGCCCGGCGGCCGGCGTCTGGGCGTACGAGGCGCTGCGGATCGAGGGGCACCGGCCGCGGCTCGGCTTCGAGACCGACCACCGGACCATCCCGCACGAGGTGGACTGGCTGCGCACCGCCGTCCACCTGCAGAAGGGCTGCTACCGCGGGCAGGAGACCGTCGCCCGGGTGCACAACCTGGGCCGCCCGCCGCGCCGGCTGGTCTTCCTGCACCTGGACGGTACCGAGGAGACGCTGCCCCCGCACGGCACGGAGGTGCGGCTCGCCGCGGACCCGGACGGGCGGGCGCTCGGCTTCGTCACGTCCTCGGCGCGCCACCACGAGCTGGGGCCGATCGCGCTGGCGATCGTCAAGCGGAACGTGCCGGTCGACGCGGTGCTGCTGGCCGGGACGGTGCTCGGCAGCCAGGACGTGATCGTCCCGCAGTGA
- a CDS encoding Fur family transcriptional regulator, translating to MADTGTTDWQLSGDWKADLRERGYRLTPQRQLVLEAVDVLDHATPDDILGHVRQTASGINISTVYRTLELLEELGLVSHAHLGHGAPTYHLAGRHHHLHLVCRDCDKVTETDTAIAQPLIDSLRAQHGFDTDLKHFAIFGRCADCTAELGNGRS from the coding sequence GTGGCGGACACCGGCACCACCGACTGGCAGCTCTCCGGAGACTGGAAGGCCGACCTGCGCGAACGCGGCTACCGGCTGACGCCCCAGCGGCAGCTCGTGCTGGAGGCCGTCGACGTGCTCGACCACGCCACCCCGGACGACATCCTCGGCCACGTCCGGCAGACCGCCAGCGGCATCAACATCTCCACCGTCTACCGGACCCTGGAGCTGCTGGAGGAGCTCGGCCTGGTCTCCCACGCGCACCTGGGCCATGGCGCCCCGACCTACCACCTGGCCGGCCGCCACCACCACCTGCACCTGGTCTGCCGCGACTGCGACAAGGTCACCGAGACGGACACCGCGATCGCCCAGCCGCTGATCGACAGCCTGCGCGCGCAGCACGGCTTCGACACCGATCTCAAGCACTTCGCCATCTTCGGCCGCTGCGCCGACTGCACCGCCGAGCTCGGGAACGGCCGGTCGTAA
- a CDS encoding FABP family protein — protein sequence MIEIPSDLHKDVVPLAFLLGTWEGAGVYAPLPGEGGPGTEKCNFGQEIVIRHDGRPFLEFRSRTWVLDNEGEKVRPLENEHSFWRITSNQHGTTGARGIEISSVRDDGTVEIWYGELADGKPQIDVSTDAVARIEGSPEYSGGKRLYGFVNEELLWVGEKAAPNVPLRPYMSAQLRKVLSPAKLIQDINDLPDDGIAFFK from the coding sequence ATGATCGAGATCCCCTCTGACCTCCACAAGGACGTCGTCCCGCTCGCCTTCCTCCTCGGCACCTGGGAGGGCGCGGGCGTCTACGCCCCTCTGCCCGGTGAAGGGGGCCCCGGCACGGAGAAGTGCAACTTCGGCCAGGAGATCGTGATCCGCCACGACGGCCGCCCCTTCCTGGAGTTCCGCTCCCGCACCTGGGTGCTGGACAACGAGGGTGAGAAGGTCCGCCCGCTGGAGAACGAGCACTCGTTCTGGCGCATCACCAGCAACCAGCACGGCACCACCGGTGCCCGCGGGATCGAGATCTCCTCCGTCCGCGACGACGGCACCGTCGAGATCTGGTACGGCGAGCTGGCCGACGGCAAGCCGCAGATCGACGTCTCCACCGACGCGGTGGCCCGCATCGAGGGCTCACCGGAGTACTCGGGCGGCAAGCGGCTGTACGGCTTCGTCAACGAGGAGCTGCTCTGGGTCGGCGAGAAGGCCGCCCCGAACGTGCCGCTGCGGCCGTACATGTCCGCGCAGCTGAGGAAGGTGCTCAGCCCGGCGAAGCTGATCCAGGACATCAACGACCTGCCGGACGACGGCATCGCCTTCTTCAAGTAG
- a CDS encoding DsrE family protein, whose product MPKKLVIKVTAGADAPERCSQAFTVAAVAVASGIEVSLWLTGESSWFALPGRAAEFELPHAAPLPDLLESIMAGGTVTLCTQCAARRGIEQKDTVDGVRIAGAQVFVSEIMADGIQALVY is encoded by the coding sequence ATGCCGAAGAAACTCGTCATCAAGGTCACCGCCGGGGCGGACGCGCCGGAGCGGTGCTCGCAGGCGTTCACGGTGGCGGCCGTGGCCGTCGCCAGCGGGATCGAGGTCTCGCTCTGGCTGACCGGGGAGTCCTCCTGGTTCGCCCTGCCGGGGCGGGCGGCGGAGTTCGAGCTGCCGCACGCGGCGCCGCTGCCCGACCTACTGGAGTCGATCATGGCGGGCGGCACGGTCACGCTGTGCACCCAGTGCGCGGCGCGGCGCGGGATCGAGCAGAAGGACACCGTCGACGGGGTCCGGATCGCGGGCGCGCAGGTCTTCGTCAGCGAGATCATGGCCGACGGCATCCAGGCGCTCGTCTACTAG
- a CDS encoding DUF3099 domain-containing protein, producing MQARRRRRYYFAMMGVCLGVFVLAWGVVRFFSVGAAIAMCLVAMVIPPAAAVFANKRDPDDDWWNDPRWDDPKWDEPGHDRDRPDHERRP from the coding sequence GTGCAGGCAAGGCGGCGACGGCGCTACTACTTCGCCATGATGGGCGTGTGCCTGGGCGTGTTCGTCCTGGCCTGGGGCGTGGTGCGGTTCTTCTCCGTGGGTGCGGCGATCGCCATGTGCCTGGTCGCGATGGTCATCCCCCCGGCCGCGGCGGTGTTCGCCAACAAGCGCGACCCGGACGACGACTGGTGGAACGACCCGCGCTGGGACGACCCGAAGTGGGACGAGCCCGGCCACGACCGGGACCGCCCCGACCACGAGCGGCGGCCCTAG
- a CDS encoding DUF1416 domain-containing protein, with protein MCGAKAGGPDLAGVDVANETIIQGSVTRDGEPVNGYVRLLDEGGEFTAEVPTSATGQFRFFARPGKWTLRALVPGQTVDRQVVASQGTAVEVAIAV; from the coding sequence ATGTGCGGTGCGAAGGCCGGCGGGCCGGACCTGGCAGGAGTTGACGTGGCGAACGAGACGATCATCCAGGGTTCGGTGACCCGCGACGGTGAGCCGGTCAACGGCTACGTCCGGCTGCTGGACGAGGGCGGAGAGTTCACGGCCGAGGTGCCCACCTCGGCGACCGGCCAGTTCCGGTTCTTCGCCCGCCCGGGCAAGTGGACGCTGCGCGCGCTGGTGCCGGGGCAGACCGTGGACCGTCAGGTGGTGGCCTCCCAGGGCACCGCCGTCGAGGTCGCGATCGCGGTCTGA
- a CDS encoding sulfurtransferase translates to MSRSDVLVDADWVQAHLDDPKVVIVEVDEDTSAYDKNHIRNAVRIDWKKDLQDPVRRDFVDQAGFEALLSAKGIANDDTVVLYGGNNNWFASYAYWYFKLYGHGDVRLLDGGRKKWELDSRDLVAEVPARAATEYEAQAADSSIRAFRDEVIAAIGNLNLVDVRSPDEFSGKLLAPAHLPQEQSQRPGHVPSARNIPWAKNANDDGTFKSDDELKALYEAEGIDLAKDTIAYCRIGERSALTWFVLHELLGQENVKNYDGSWTEYGSLVGVPIELGSN, encoded by the coding sequence ATGAGCCGCAGCGACGTCCTGGTCGACGCCGACTGGGTCCAGGCCCACCTGGACGACCCGAAGGTCGTCATCGTCGAGGTCGACGAGGACACCTCCGCGTACGACAAGAACCACATCCGCAACGCCGTCCGGATCGACTGGAAGAAGGACCTCCAGGACCCGGTCCGCCGCGACTTCGTCGACCAGGCCGGCTTCGAGGCGCTGCTCAGCGCCAAGGGCATCGCCAACGACGACACCGTCGTCCTGTACGGCGGCAACAACAACTGGTTCGCCTCGTACGCCTACTGGTACTTCAAGCTGTACGGCCACGGCGACGTCCGCCTGCTGGACGGCGGCCGCAAGAAGTGGGAGCTGGACTCCCGTGACCTCGTCGCCGAGGTGCCGGCCCGCGCGGCCACCGAGTACGAGGCGCAGGCCGCCGACTCCTCGATCCGCGCCTTCCGCGACGAGGTCATCGCCGCCATCGGCAACCTCAACCTGGTCGACGTCCGCTCGCCCGACGAGTTCTCCGGCAAGCTGCTCGCCCCGGCCCACCTCCCGCAGGAGCAGTCGCAGCGCCCCGGCCACGTGCCGAGCGCCCGCAACATCCCGTGGGCCAAGAACGCCAACGACGACGGCACCTTCAAGAGCGACGACGAGCTCAAGGCCCTGTACGAGGCCGAGGGCATCGACCTGGCGAAGGACACCATCGCCTACTGCCGCATCGGCGAGCGCTCGGCGCTCACCTGGTTCGTGCTGCACGAGCTGCTCGGCCAGGAGAACGTGAAGAACTACGACGGTTCGTGGACCGAGTACGGCAGCCTCGTCGGCGTGCCGATCGAGCTCGGCAGCAACTGA
- a CDS encoding Ms5788A family Cys-rich leader peptide, producing the protein MKRQTDLTKRRAVDLCRVAACLCRMR; encoded by the coding sequence ATGAAGCGACAGACGGATCTCACGAAGCGGCGGGCGGTCGACCTGTGCCGCGTGGCCGCCTGTCTGTGTCGAATGCGCTAA
- a CDS encoding LmeA family phospholipid-binding protein has product MRGWLKATIALVVLCGLLVGADRIAVGVAEDEAADRMVSSGRMSQRPDVSIGGFPFLTQVLSMKLDDVRISADGLTVGDGRNQVALHSFKAQLSGVTVSDRMNSATVDSGTGSGLISYADLAQLLPPAAQLMPGAGKLPVGSNTRLSLSYGGPGRIRASLGPLPVGEGSVHSTGNTVTADGFQLSGLAGMFAGIANQKVEPVSFTLDQLPAGLKLADKDGVTPLEEGLQLNFDGKGVKVLG; this is encoded by the coding sequence ATGCGCGGATGGCTGAAGGCGACGATCGCCCTGGTGGTGCTCTGCGGGCTGTTGGTGGGTGCCGACCGGATCGCGGTCGGGGTGGCCGAGGACGAGGCCGCCGACCGGATGGTGAGCAGCGGCCGGATGAGCCAGCGCCCGGACGTGTCCATCGGAGGCTTCCCGTTCCTCACCCAGGTGCTGTCGATGAAGCTGGACGACGTCCGGATCTCTGCCGACGGTCTGACCGTCGGGGACGGCAGGAACCAGGTGGCGCTGCACTCGTTCAAGGCCCAGCTGTCCGGCGTCACGGTGAGTGACCGCATGAACAGCGCCACCGTGGACAGCGGCACCGGCAGCGGCCTGATCTCGTACGCGGACCTCGCCCAGCTGCTGCCGCCGGCGGCGCAGCTGATGCCGGGCGCGGGCAAGCTGCCGGTGGGCTCCAACACCCGGCTGAGCCTGTCGTACGGCGGGCCGGGCAGGATCAGGGCCTCGCTGGGGCCGCTGCCGGTCGGTGAGGGTTCGGTGCACAGCACGGGGAACACCGTCACGGCGGACGGCTTCCAACTCAGCGGGCTGGCCGGGATGTTCGCGGGGATCGCCAACCAGAAGGTCGAGCCGGTGAGTTTCACCCTGGACCAGCTGCCGGCCGGGCTGAAGCTGGCCGACAAGGACGGCGTGACGCCGCTGGAGGAGGGCCTCCAGCTGAACTTCGACGGCAAGGGCGTCAAGGTCCTCGGCTGA
- a CDS encoding MoaD/ThiS family protein → MGATTEPASGTRVRGTIRYWAAAKSEAGLAEEPYEAATLAEALAAAKQRHAARPKLVQLLGHCSYLVDGSQVGGRDHATVALTEGGTVEVLPPFAGG, encoded by the coding sequence ATGGGTGCGACCACCGAGCCCGCGAGCGGGACCCGCGTGCGCGGGACGATCCGCTACTGGGCCGCGGCGAAGTCCGAGGCCGGACTGGCCGAGGAGCCGTACGAGGCGGCGACCCTGGCCGAGGCGCTGGCGGCGGCCAAGCAGCGGCACGCCGCCCGGCCGAAGCTCGTCCAGCTGCTGGGGCACTGTTCCTACCTGGTCGACGGCTCCCAGGTCGGCGGCCGGGACCACGCGACCGTCGCCCTCACCGAGGGCGGGACGGTCGAGGTACTGCCGCCGTTTGCGGGAGGGTGA
- a CDS encoding response regulator transcription factor, producing the protein MSSLLLLTNALQPSAEVLPALGLLLHNVRVAPAEGSALVDTPSADVILVDGRRDLPQIRSLCQLLRSTGIGCPLILVVTEGGLAAVTAEWGIDDVLLDTAGPAEVEARLRLALGRLQVVTDDSPMEIRNGDLSVDEATYSAKLKGRALDLTFKEFELLKYLAQHPGRVFTRAQLLQEVWGYDYFGGTRTVDVHVRRLRAKLGVEHEQLIGTVRNVGYRFVVPEKPEKGERPELAQRPSAPLEA; encoded by the coding sequence ATGAGTTCTCTCCTCCTCCTCACCAACGCTCTGCAGCCCTCCGCGGAGGTGCTGCCGGCCCTCGGCCTGCTGCTGCACAACGTCCGGGTGGCCCCCGCCGAGGGATCCGCCCTGGTGGACACCCCGAGCGCCGACGTCATCCTGGTCGACGGCCGGCGCGACCTGCCGCAGATCCGCAGCCTCTGCCAGCTGCTGCGCTCCACCGGCATCGGCTGCCCGCTGATCCTGGTGGTCACCGAGGGCGGCCTGGCCGCCGTCACCGCCGAGTGGGGCATCGACGACGTCCTACTGGACACCGCGGGCCCCGCCGAGGTCGAGGCCCGGCTGCGGCTCGCGCTCGGCCGGCTCCAGGTCGTCACCGACGACAGCCCGATGGAGATCCGCAACGGCGACCTCTCGGTCGACGAGGCCACCTACTCCGCCAAGCTCAAGGGCCGGGCGCTCGACCTCACCTTCAAGGAGTTCGAGCTGCTCAAGTACCTCGCCCAGCACCCCGGCCGGGTCTTCACCCGGGCGCAGCTGCTGCAGGAGGTCTGGGGCTACGACTACTTCGGCGGCACCCGGACGGTGGACGTGCACGTCCGACGGCTGCGCGCCAAGCTCGGCGTCGAGCACGAGCAGCTGATCGGCACCGTGCGCAACGTCGGCTACCGCTTCGTCGTCCCGGAGAAGCCGGAGAAGGGCGAGCGCCCGGAGCTCGCCCAGCGCCCCTCGGCGCCGCTGGAGGCCTGA
- a CDS encoding LacI family DNA-binding transcriptional regulator — MAKVTRDDVARLAGTSTAVVSYVINNGPRPVAPATKEKVLAAIEQLGYRPNSVAQAMASRRTNLIGMVVPDARQPFFAEMAHAVERAASERGKLVLIGNSDYVDDREVHYVRAFLGMRVSGLILVSQGPSQRAAEEFAAMEGAKVVLLHRRPEAIDDVAVVTDDVGGAEAVVRHLLEVHGHPYVACFGGPVDSPAPGDPVIDHVEGWQRAMDAHGLPAEPHLIDAPFHRYGAYQVALGVLRSPDRPSAIFCSTDDQAIGVLRAAREVGLKVPEDLAVAGFDDVPEAALADPPLTTVASDRDAMARAAVDLVLDDSLMVPGSDTERVRKFPSRLVIRRSCGCDGEAPGRP; from the coding sequence GTGGCCAAAGTGACGCGCGACGATGTTGCCCGACTGGCTGGGACCTCGACCGCGGTCGTCAGCTACGTGATCAACAATGGGCCGCGCCCGGTCGCGCCCGCCACCAAGGAGAAGGTCCTCGCGGCGATCGAGCAGCTCGGCTACCGGCCGAACAGCGTCGCCCAGGCGATGGCCTCCCGCCGCACCAACCTGATCGGCATGGTCGTCCCGGACGCCCGCCAGCCGTTCTTCGCGGAGATGGCGCACGCCGTCGAACGAGCCGCCTCCGAGCGCGGCAAGCTCGTGCTGATCGGCAACTCCGACTATGTGGACGACCGTGAGGTGCACTACGTCCGCGCCTTCCTCGGCATGCGCGTCTCCGGCCTGATCCTGGTCAGCCAGGGCCCCTCGCAGCGCGCCGCCGAGGAGTTCGCGGCGATGGAGGGGGCCAAGGTGGTCCTGCTGCACCGCCGTCCCGAGGCGATCGACGACGTCGCGGTGGTCACCGACGACGTGGGCGGTGCCGAGGCCGTCGTCCGCCACCTGCTGGAGGTGCACGGGCACCCGTACGTGGCCTGCTTCGGCGGCCCGGTCGACTCCCCGGCCCCCGGCGACCCGGTCATCGACCACGTCGAGGGCTGGCAGCGGGCCATGGACGCGCACGGCCTGCCCGCCGAGCCGCACCTGATCGACGCGCCCTTCCACCGCTACGGCGCCTACCAGGTCGCGCTCGGCGTGCTGCGCTCGCCGGACCGGCCGTCGGCGATCTTCTGCTCCACCGACGACCAGGCGATCGGCGTGCTCCGGGCCGCCCGCGAGGTCGGGCTGAAGGTCCCGGAGGACCTCGCGGTGGCCGGCTTCGACGACGTGCCCGAGGCCGCCCTCGCCGACCCGCCGCTGACCACCGTCGCCTCCGACCGGGACGCGATGGCCCGGGCCGCCGTGGACCTGGTCCTCGACGACTCGCTGATGGTGCCCGGCTCGGACACCGAGCGGGTCCGGAAGTTCCCCTCCCGCCTGGTGATCCGCCGCTCCTGCGGCTGCGACGGGGAGGCCCCCGGCAGGCCCTGA
- a CDS encoding S1C family serine protease: protein MNEQQQHGGEQYGWTGQYGEQHGAQPSGPYEHRVIEGTVLGSSTNTGAGTGATPYGYQEDHSGGGFDGPPPPPPMPPEPPTAGGHGGHGDRARRGLLRGRLVLVTAVGAVAAVLGGVTGGVVAAQQNGPGTRTATIASPVSARSDGSADVAAIAAAVSPSVVQITVKNGSGTATGTGVVLNTSGQILTNYHVISGAMNGGRTTVTFKDGSTAQATVTGTDKSLDVAVITADGVKNLTPATLGDSSTVVVGEPVVAIGNPDGLTDTVTSGIISAENREVTVQVDEGATGGNGGFGFPNLPGMRGTLPQQNNGSTTTYKAFQTDAALNPGNSGGPLINANGQVIGINSAMYSPNGSSSTAGGGNSSAGSVGLGFAIPINDIKHVLPKLQAGQNA from the coding sequence ATGAACGAACAGCAGCAGCACGGTGGCGAGCAGTACGGGTGGACCGGTCAGTACGGCGAGCAGCACGGCGCACAGCCGTCCGGGCCCTACGAGCACCGCGTCATCGAGGGCACCGTCCTCGGCAGCAGCACGAACACGGGCGCCGGTACCGGCGCGACCCCGTACGGCTACCAGGAGGACCACTCCGGCGGCGGTTTCGACGGCCCGCCCCCTCCCCCGCCCATGCCACCCGAGCCGCCCACCGCCGGAGGACACGGCGGGCACGGCGACCGGGCACGGCGCGGCCTGCTGCGCGGGCGGCTCGTCCTGGTCACCGCCGTCGGCGCGGTCGCCGCCGTCCTCGGCGGGGTGACCGGCGGGGTCGTCGCCGCCCAGCAGAACGGCCCCGGCACCCGCACCGCGACCATCGCCAGCCCGGTCTCCGCCCGCTCCGACGGCAGCGCCGACGTGGCCGCCATCGCCGCCGCCGTCTCGCCCAGCGTCGTCCAGATCACCGTCAAGAACGGCAGCGGCACCGCCACCGGCACCGGCGTCGTACTGAACACGAGCGGCCAGATCCTCACCAACTACCACGTGATCTCCGGCGCGATGAACGGCGGCCGGACGACCGTCACCTTCAAGGACGGCTCCACCGCCCAGGCCACCGTCACCGGCACCGACAAGTCCCTGGACGTCGCGGTGATCACTGCGGACGGCGTGAAGAACCTCACCCCGGCCACCCTCGGCGACTCCTCCACCGTCGTGGTCGGCGAGCCCGTCGTCGCCATCGGCAACCCCGACGGCCTCACCGACACCGTCACCTCCGGCATCATCAGCGCCGAGAACCGCGAGGTCACCGTCCAGGTCGACGAGGGCGCCACCGGCGGGAACGGCGGCTTCGGCTTCCCCAACCTGCCCGGGATGCGCGGCACCCTCCCGCAGCAGAACAACGGCAGTACCACCACCTACAAGGCCTTCCAGACCGACGCCGCCCTCAACCCGGGCAACTCCGGCGGCCCGCTGATCAACGCCAACGGCCAGGTCATCGGCATCAACTCGGCCATGTACTCGCCCAACGGCTCCAGTTCCACCGCGGGCGGCGGCAACAGCAGCGCCGGCAGCGTCGGCCTCGGCTTCGCCATCCCGATCAACGACATCAAGCACGTCCTGCCGAAACTGCAGGCCGGCCAGAACGCGTAA
- a CDS encoding response regulator transcription factor — MTPSADDRSPAESGHISARLLVVDDEPALRDALESSLAFEGYEVATATDGYEALESVERDNPDLVLLDIMMPRMDGLTAVRRMRSRGDTVPVLMLTARDAVGDRVTGLDVGADDYLAKPFELDELLARVRALLRRNALATEAAARAAAEDESEVLAFGDLRMNTATREVTRAGKPVELTRTEFMLLEMFLSHPRQVLTREQILKAVWGFDFEPSSNSLDVYVMYLRRKTEQGGMPRIIQTVRGVGYALRPAPGTSA, encoded by the coding sequence ATGACCCCGTCCGCCGACGACCGCAGCCCCGCCGAGTCCGGCCACATCTCGGCCCGGCTCCTCGTGGTCGACGACGAACCCGCCCTCCGGGACGCCCTGGAGAGCAGCCTCGCCTTCGAGGGGTACGAGGTCGCCACCGCCACCGACGGCTACGAGGCCCTCGAGTCCGTCGAACGCGACAATCCCGACCTCGTCCTGCTGGACATCATGATGCCCCGGATGGACGGCCTCACCGCCGTGCGCCGGATGCGCTCCCGCGGCGACACCGTCCCGGTGCTCATGCTCACCGCCCGGGACGCCGTCGGCGACCGCGTCACCGGCCTCGACGTCGGCGCCGACGACTACCTCGCCAAGCCCTTCGAACTCGACGAACTCCTCGCCCGGGTCCGCGCCCTGCTCCGCCGCAACGCCCTCGCCACCGAGGCCGCCGCCCGCGCCGCCGCCGAGGACGAGAGCGAGGTGCTCGCCTTCGGCGACCTGCGGATGAACACGGCCACCCGCGAGGTCACCCGCGCCGGCAAGCCGGTCGAACTGACCCGCACCGAGTTCATGCTGCTGGAGATGTTCCTCTCCCACCCCCGCCAGGTCCTCACCCGCGAACAGATCCTCAAGGCGGTCTGGGGCTTCGACTTCGAGCCCTCCTCCAACTCCCTGGACGTCTACGTGATGTACCTGCGCCGCAAGACCGAGCAGGGCGGCATGCCCCGGATCATCCAGACCGTACGCGGTGTCGGCTACGCCCTGCGCCCGGCCCCCGGCACCAGCGCGTGA